The following are encoded together in the Phocoena sinus isolate mPhoSin1 chromosome 11, mPhoSin1.pri, whole genome shotgun sequence genome:
- the LOC116762782 gene encoding 60S ribosomal protein L10-like, translated as MRGDFGKPQGTVARVHIGQVIMSICTKLHNKEHVIEALCRAKSKFPGHQNIHISKKRGFTKFNADEFENMVAEKQLIPDGCGVKYMLNRGPLDKWRALHL; from the coding sequence ATGCGTGGTGACTTTGGAAAGCCCCAGGGCACAGTGGCCAGGGTCCACATTGGCCAGGTCATAATGTCCATCTGCACCAAGCTGCACAACAAGGAGCATGTGATTGAGGCCCTCTGCAGGGCCAAGTCCAAGTTCCCTGGCCACCAGAATATCCACATCTCCAAGAAGCGGGGATTTACTAAGTTTAATGCAGATGAATTTGAAAACATGGTGGCAGAAAAGCAGCTCATTCCAGATGGGTGTGGGGTCAAGTACATGCTTAATCGTGGCCCCCTGGACAAATGGCGGGCCCTGCACTTGTGA